From the genome of Amia ocellicauda isolate fAmiCal2 chromosome 14, fAmiCal2.hap1, whole genome shotgun sequence, one region includes:
- the LOC136768168 gene encoding perforin-1-like, translating to MMIEGVRRITLLYGLLQILSRPVVLGTLITGTPVQCQEAEFVPGYNLAGEGFDIVKMERKGAYVINMEDWQKANGTCTLKRNRYIGGKLQKIPLAIVDWRALSNCKMKVSSTIYESSESLVNDTTSNVENNWKVGLDVNVNPNVKVGVALGGTHSRAANYAMKKSKEDKYSFTSHQVDCKFYRYRLVTNPPIHNEFLESVKLLPKRYSSETKEQYRSLIDTYGTHFTRHVQLGGKVSSITSIKSCQATMNGMTDTAVKDCLDVEASATIAMTGSVKTEAHHCKSLLKKMNSAQSFSSMFSDRHSEIIGGQIDTADLLFSSADPTAYKNWLQSIKTMPDVVSYALIPLHTLIPIKDPVHNGLKQALVDYILENALLKKCSEKCEIGTKSSARDCCACVCNANKNLRSNCCPAAKGLAELNVYDLRAEKLYGDLWTETDGSVRVSYGEKIRRTGIVNNNDNPIWRERLEFVSIKIDMASKLTFQVYDEDSVWNSDLLGECSFTLKQGTVKDICTFQHGTFFFTYNVQCAPSLGGSECNDYISSPMSPSLSKKFQSRNGIFAIFEIHNYEAKTHNLKFNTNVTQGN from the exons ATGATGATAGAGGGTGTAAGGCGAATCACTCTCCTATATGGGCTCCTTCAAATCCTCTCCCGTCCTGTCGTCTTGGGAACTCTGATCACCGGCACTCCAGTTCAATGCCAAGAGGCTGAGTTTGTGCCTGGCTACAACTTGGCAGGTGAAGGCTTTGATATTGTAAAAATGGAACGTAAAGGTGCCTATGTGATTAACATGGAAGACTGGCAAAAGGCTAATGGCACCTGTACCCTTAAACGTAATCGTTATATAGGTGGGAAATTGCAAAAGATCCCTTTGGCAATAGTGGACTGGAGAGCCCTCTCCAACTGTAAGATGAAGGTATCCAGCACAATCTACGAATCAAGCGAATCTCTTGTGAATGACACCACTTCCAATGTGGAAAACAACTGGAAAGTTGGCCTAGATGTGAATGTCAACCCCAATGTAAAAGTTGGAGTTGCTCTGGGAGGCACCCATTCCAGAGCAGCTAATTATGCCATGAAGAAATCAAAGGAAGATAAATACAGTTTCACTAGCCATCAAGTTGATTGCAAGTTCTACAG GTACAGGCTGGTGACAAATCCCCCAATTCACAATGAATTTCTAGAGTCTGTCAAGTTGCTGCCTAAGAGATACAGTTCTGAAACCAAAGAGCAGTATCGCAGTCTAATTGACACATACGGCACTCATTTCACCAGGCATGTGCAGCTAGGTGGAAAAGTCAGTAGCATCACATCTATCAAATCCTGCCAAGCGACCATGAATGGAATGACTGACACTGCAGTGAAAGACTGCCTTGATGTGGAGGCCTCTGCCACTATTGCTATGACAGGCTCAGTGAAGACTGAGGCCCACCACTGCAAGAGTTTGCTAAAGAAGATGAACTCAGCACAGAGTTTCAGCAGCATGTTCAGCGACCGTCACAGCGAAATCATTGGAGGACAGATCGATACAGCAGATCTCCTCTTCTCAAGTGCTGACCCCACCGCTTACAAGAACTGGCTTCAGTCCATAAAAACTATGCCAGATGTGGTGTCCTATGCTCTTATTCCCCTTCACACATTGATTCCGATTAAAGATCCTGTTCATAATGGTTTAAAGCAAGCATTGGTAGACTACATACTTGAGAATGCCCTTTTGAAGAAATGCTCAGAAAAATGTGAGATAGGAACCAAATCTAGTGCTAGGGACTGTTGTGCCTGTGTCTGCAATGCAAATAAAAACCTCAGGTCCAACTGCTGCCCAGCAGCAAAGGGACTTGCTGAGCTCAACGTGTATGACCTTAGAGCAGAGAAACTATATGGAGACCTATGGACAGAAACAGATGGTTCAGTTCGGGTTTCATATGGTGAAAAGATTAGAAGGACTGGAATTGTTAATAACAATGACAATCCAATATGGAGAGAACGATTGGAATTTGTAAGCATCAAGATAGACATGGCCTCTAAATTAACATTTCAAGTGTATGATGAAGACAGTGTTTGGAACAGTGATCTGCTGGGGGAATGCTCTTTCACACTTAAACAGGGAACTGTGAAAGACATCTGCACATTTCAGCATGGTACATTCTTTTTCACCTATAATGTGCAATGTGCCCCTAGTCTGGGTGGCTCTGAGTGCAATGACTACATTTCCTCTCCCATGAGTCCCAGCCTTTCAAAGAAATTCCAGTCAAGAAATGGCATTTTCGCCATTTTCGAGATTCATAACTATGaagccaaaacacacaacctaaAATTCAACACCAATGTGACCCAAGGAAACTAG